The Candidatus Thiopontia autotrophica genome includes a region encoding these proteins:
- the menC gene encoding o-succinylbenzoate synthase, with translation MMINSLFILPYHLPLRHPWVTSHGTINNRAGFLVEISEQDSVAGLGDAAPLPEMGSESLEQCRKTLELLKEEADNISVDDLLARLPDLRNTSPAACCGVESALITILAKRCGLTPGSWISPNATNKIRVNHPAGTLAKATEPVDGESVIKVKVGLSSIDEEVAQLYSLAATLPQHTEIRLDANQAWSITEASQFISAIQALPMPINIESLEEPLKNPTLETINKLQRETPFPLALDESVSDFGVETLLKNEQLQRVVLKPALMGGPYTTFKIATQFKERGVDVIITSALESSVGIISAAYCAGAVDPEQRHAHGLATSSLLAEDLMLALPIKNGILTLP, from the coding sequence ATGATGATTAATTCACTCTTCATCCTCCCCTATCACTTGCCACTCAGGCATCCATGGGTAACTAGCCATGGAACCATCAACAATCGTGCAGGTTTTCTTGTAGAGATAAGTGAGCAGGATAGCGTAGCAGGGCTGGGAGATGCGGCACCTCTACCAGAGATGGGTAGCGAATCACTGGAACAGTGCCGCAAAACTCTGGAGCTATTAAAGGAAGAGGCAGACAACATCTCTGTCGATGACCTGCTGGCCAGACTTCCAGATCTACGCAACACCTCTCCTGCAGCCTGTTGTGGGGTAGAGTCTGCCCTGATTACAATACTGGCGAAAAGATGCGGCCTGACCCCAGGCAGCTGGATATCCCCCAATGCCACCAATAAAATCAGGGTCAACCACCCTGCCGGTACTCTTGCCAAAGCAACAGAACCAGTTGATGGTGAATCAGTTATAAAGGTAAAGGTTGGCCTGTCATCTATTGATGAAGAGGTTGCACAACTGTACAGCTTAGCTGCAACACTGCCACAGCACACTGAAATAAGGCTTGATGCAAACCAGGCATGGAGCATAACGGAAGCATCTCAATTTATCTCTGCCATTCAAGCGCTACCCATGCCCATAAATATAGAGTCTCTGGAAGAGCCACTTAAAAACCCCACCCTTGAGACTATTAATAAACTACAGAGAGAGACACCCTTCCCGCTGGCACTGGATGAATCAGTGTCTGACTTTGGGGTTGAGACATTACTAAAAAATGAACAGCTCCAGCGTGTTGTCCTTAAGCCTGCTCTGATGGGAGGACCATATACAACTTTCAAGATTGCCACTCAGTTTAAAGAGAGAGGGGTTGATGTCATCATCACCTCAGCACTGGAGAGTAGCGTGGGCATAATCTCGGCAGCATACTGTGCTGGAGCTGTTGACCCGGAACAGAGACATGCTCACGGGCTTGCAACCTCATCACTGCTAGCAGAAGATCTTATGTTGGCTCTACCGATAAAAAACGGGATACTGACCCTGCCATGA
- a CDS encoding acyl-CoA thioesterase has product MNNFFSYPHRVQLHEIDGAGLLFYGELFRLTHNAYEEMLFSNNLPLHNIIQQRGEAIPLVHADADYHQPIKLGETLTLTIQVTAIGNHSFTLKTLTHGFDDGGKPQLKATVTTTHVTTSIDSGEKIPLPDALRDILQRYE; this is encoded by the coding sequence ATGAATAATTTTTTCTCCTACCCCCATAGAGTTCAACTTCACGAGATTGATGGCGCCGGCCTGCTCTTCTATGGAGAGCTCTTCAGGCTGACCCACAATGCCTATGAGGAGATGCTATTCAGCAACAACCTGCCTCTTCACAACATTATTCAACAGAGAGGAGAGGCCATCCCTCTGGTCCATGCCGATGCGGATTATCACCAACCGATAAAACTTGGTGAAACCCTTACCCTTACTATTCAGGTGACAGCCATTGGCAACCACTCATTTACCCTGAAAACCCTGACGCATGGTTTTGATGATGGCGGCAAGCCACAACTCAAGGCCACAGTTACAACTACCCATGTAACCACCTCTATTGATAGTGGAGAGAAGATACCCCTCCCTGATGCTCTCAGAGATATTTTGCAGAGATATGAGTGA